A section of the Humulus lupulus chromosome 2, drHumLupu1.1, whole genome shotgun sequence genome encodes:
- the LOC133818943 gene encoding LOW QUALITY PROTEIN: probable linoleate 9S-lipoxygenase 5 (The sequence of the model RefSeq protein was modified relative to this genomic sequence to represent the inferred CDS: inserted 1 base in 1 codon; substituted 1 base at 1 genomic stop codon) → MPHVIKNTFEQILNQALYENKLYILVHHDTFMPFMRRINDTISSKIYSTRTLLFLTNDGTLRPLEIELSLPHPNGDELGVVRKVITPAQQGLESTVWQLAKAYVVVNDYCHHQLVSHWLNTHAIAEPFVLATNRQLSVLHPIYKLLHPHFHDNMNVNSLARQLLVNGGGIIESVVCPKKYXSSAAYNNXNLAEQAHPADLIKRGVAVKDPSSPHGLRLLIEDYPYAVDGLEIWAAIKQWVQEYCSYYCKTDEVVQKDKELQA, encoded by the exons ATGCCTCATGTGATCAAAA ATACTTTTGAGCAGATACTTAATCAGGCCCTTTATGAAAACAAGCTTTATATATTGGTTCACCATGATACTTTTATGCCATTCATGAGGCGAATCAACGACACAATTTCATCAAAAATTTATTCCACTAGAACACTTCTGTTTTTAACCAATGATGGCACCTTGAGGCCTCTGGAAATTGAACTAAGCCTGCCACATCCAAATGGTGATGAATTAGGCGTTGTTAGAAAAGTTATTACACCAGCCCAACAAGGCTTAGAAAGTACCGTTTGGCAACTTGCTAAAGCTTATGTCGTTGTTAATGACTATTGCCATCACCAACTAGTTAGCCATTG GTTGAACACTCATGCAATAGCTGAGCCATTTGTGCTAGCAACAAACAGGCAGCTTAGTGTGTTACACCCAATTTACAAACTGTTGCACCCTCACTTCCATGACAACATGAATGTCAATTCACTTGCTAGACAACTTCTTGTAAATGGTGGGGGTATTATTGAGTCTGTGGTATGTCCCAAAAAAT TATCTTCAGCTGCTTATAATAATTGAAATTTAGCTGAACAGGCGCACCCAGCTGATCTCATCAAGAG aGGGGTGGCAGTGAAGGATCCAAGTTCACCACATGGCCTTCGCCTACTGATAGAGGATTATCCATATGCTGTCGATGGACTTGAAATCTGGGCTGCAATAAAACAATGGGTTCAAGAGTACTGTTCTTACTACTGCAAAACTGATGAAGTTGTTCAAAAAGACAAAGAACTCCAAGCATAG